Within the Achromobacter spanius genome, the region TTGGTTGTTGAATCCCTTGTTCCGCCTGTTGGCCGCCGCGCGCGCCCGCGAGGTCATGACCGCCGCAGCGCTGCTGGTGGTGCTGGGGGCGGCCTTGCTGATGGAATTGGGCGGCCTGTCCATGGCCATGGGGGCTTTCCTGGCCGGCGTGCTGCTGTCCGAATCCACCTTCCGCCATCAATTGGAAGCGGAAGTCGAGCCGTTTCGCGGGATATTGCTGGGCCTGTTTTTCCTGGGCGTGGGCATGTCGCTGGATCTGTCCGCGGTGATACGCGAATGGCCCTTGATTCTGGCAGCCGTGGTCGCGTTCATGGTGGTGAAGGCCGTGGGCGTGTATGTGGTGGCACGCTTGTTGCGCGCCTCGCATGCGGAAGCCGTGACGCGGGCTGCGTTGTTGGTGCAGGGCGGCGAATTTGCTTTCGTGCTTTATGGCGCGGCGGCTACGTCGGGCATTTTCGACGCACATACGGGCGCCGTCCTGACGGCCGTCGTCATCATCTCCATGGCGCTGACGCCCTTGTGCGTGCTGGCGCTGCGTTGGCTCTTGCCCAAACCCGAGCAGTCGATGGACGGCGTGGACGTTGCCCAGGATCTGGACGGATGCGCCCTGATCGTCGGATTCGGCCGCTTCGGCCAGATCGTCAGCCAGGCGATGCTGGCCCGGGGCTTGACGGTGTCCATTCTGGATACCGACACCGACGCCATCCGGGCGGCCGCCAAATGGGGCGTCAAGGTGTACTACGGCGACGGTACCCGCATCGACATGCTGCGTACCGCCGGCGCCGAGCATGCCTGCGCCATCCTGATCTGTATCGACAACCCCCAGGCCGTGACGCACATGGTCAAACTGATCAAGTCTGAATTTCCGCTGGTGCGGGTCGTCGTGCGGGCCTATGACCGGATCCACTCGCTGGCGCTTGCCAAGGAAGGGGTCGATTACCAAATACGGGAAACCCTGGAGTCCGCTTTGCAGTTCGGCGGGGCCGCGCTGCGCGCCATCGGCGTGCCAGCGGACGAGGCGGCAGAGGTGGTGGAAGATGTGCGCAGGCGCGACGCCGAGCGTTTTGACCTGGAAGTTGCCGGTGGCCTGTTTGCCGGCCGATCGCTCATGTACGGCAATATGACAGGCCCGGCCGACGGTAAAAACGACAAACCCGACCGTGAGGCCACCCCGGCCGATCCGACCCCGATCGTGTAACGCTGTATATCTCTATATTTGCATTACTTTACGTATCATTTCATGCGCGGAATCAACGGACTGCGGTAGATTGGATCGCACTGACCCTTCGTCCATGAAGGGCTTTTGCCAGGGGGCTGCCATGCTGCATTCGGACCGGAGTTTCACGACACCGCACGCTGTAGGAATTGAGCTTGCCCGACGCCAGGCTTTGGCGTTGCGGTGCGGTTTTTCAGCTGACGTCATGCGTCAGTTGCTGTCCCAGGCGGGCAGTGCGGCGCCGGCCTGGGCGATCAATGCCCAGCGCGAAACGGACAAGGTCCGGGGCGTGCGCGCTTTTCCTTTCCGCATCGGCGCCACGGCGGCACCTTAACCGCCCTGGCGCCTCACCGGGCCGGCGCCCGGCATGCCAGCGGATCGTCTACGCTTTGAATTCCCGGTATCTACCCGTGCGCGCGCGCCATCTTGCGCCGCGCGCCGGCCAGCGGCATTATCTTGCTGGATACCATCCGGATGTAAGCCCCGACACCCCGAGCGGCATCGCCAAGGAGCGCCGGTTTGACGTCTCGCAGGTTTGTGCATCGCGCCCTGTATGCGCTGGCCGGACTCGTGGCCATCGGAATCTGCCTGGCGGCGGTTGCATTACTGTGGATCGATCGTCAGGTGACGTGGGCAGCCGCCCACAAATCCGCGCGTAACATCACCGGGGTGCTGGCAGCCGATATCGGTCGCACGCTTCATGTCTACGACTTATCCCTGCAAGGCGTGGTGGAGCGGCTGCGCGAACCGGGCATCGACCATGTCAATCGCCCCACGCTGCACCGCTTTCTCTTCGATCGGTCGTCCTCGGCGGGATACCTGGGTTCCATCCTGGTATTGGATGAGGCGGGGAATATTCGCTATGACTCGACGGCGATTGATCCCCCAGCCCTGAATTTTTCCGACCGCGATTTTTTCCAGGTCCATCGCGACGCGCCTGATGTCGGCCTGTACATCAGCCGCCCCTATGTCAGCGTGCTGCGCCCGGGTGATGAAAGCATCGCGATCAGTCGCCGCATCTTTCATCCGGATGGCAGTTTTGCGGGGGTGGTCAACGGTTCATTGCGACTGGCTTATTTCCGCGATCGCTTCGCCGAACTTTCTATCGGCAAGCACGACGCGATCACGATCTACCGCAATGACGGGGTGGTGCTCGCGCGCAATCCGTACTCGGTGGACGACTTTGAGCGCAACGCCGAGGGCTCGCTGGCGTTCCAGCAATTTCTGATCCGCCGCGAAAGCTCGTTCGTTGGCGAATGGGCGTTTGATGGCGTCAACCGGCTTCACACGTTTGACAGCGTTGACAAGACGCCGCTCGTAATCGACGTGGCGCTGGACGTCGACGACGTGCTGGCGCCGTGGGTACGGCGCGCGGTATTGGTTGTGCCGGTCACCTTGGCGCTGTTCTTGTCGGTGATGGCGCAGATCGTGCTTTTCCGACGCGAAATGCGCTTGCGCGAGGCCTTCGAACAGCAATTGGAAGCGCGCGCGCAAACCGATGGATTGACCGGTATTGCCAACCGGCGCACCTTTGACGAGGCGCTCGAGCGCGAGTGGGCGGCGGCGGCACGAGAGGCCACGCCGCTTTCGCTACTGTTCCTGGATGCGGACCACTTCAAACGCTACAACGACCGCTATGGCCATCAAGAGGGCGACGAACTGTTGCAGTTGCTGGCCCAGACGCTGATGCAAAAGGCGCGGCGCCCGCGCGACCTGGCGGCACGCTATGGGGGCGAAGAGTTCGTCGTGTTATTGCCCGGCACCGATAAGCAGCAGGCAGCGGCCATCGCAGAAACCATCCGCAGCGCCATCGAGGCGCTGCGCGTTCCGCATGAGGGTAACGACGGTGGCGTCGTCACGGTCAGCATCGGAGTCTCCTCTGCGGTGCCTACCGCGGACGAGGCCCCGTCCCGATTGATCGAAGCTGCCGATAGCGCGGTGTATCGGGCAAAGAAAGCCGGGCGCAACCAAGTCGCCGCGGCGTGATGGTGCGCAGGCTTATCGGCCCAGCATCAAGGCCTGCATGCGCGTCTGTGCCTGCTGCATGTTTTTCGCCTGATCATTCAGTTCTTGCAGCAGCTTATTCAGCTCGGCCTGCACGGCGGGGTCCTTTACTTTGACGATCGCGCCCGAGATTTCAATCTGCGCCTTGTGGGCCTCAACGTAGTCGGCAACCTTCAAGCCGCTGTCAAAGGTGGCGTTCAGTTGGGGCAGCACGTCGCGGAACGTGTCGGCGGGCAGGCTCACCGTCTTCTCATAGGCCTTGTCGTACACGGCCTTCAGGTCCGCGGGCTGGCTGAGCTGCGCATGCGCGGCGTCGGCCTTGGCCTGCTGTTCTTTCAAGGCCACGCCCATGTCCGTCAGCGACTGTTGAACGCTCTTCAGGTCGTCGCGGCGCGTCACGATGTCGTTCAAAGAACGCATGGAGCCTTTCTGCACGATGCTCGACAAAGGCTTGATCGATGCTTCCATGCCGGCGTTGAAGTCGGTGATCACGGCGTAGTGCGACGTGTAATCGCCAAACGACTTCTCTTCCTCATCCGTCAGCTTCGGCACGCGCACGCCGGGCTTGTCGACGATGCGGGTCTGCAAGTACTGCGTGAACGCGGCACGTTGCTCGGGCTCCTTGTCGCCGCAAGCGGCCAGCACCAGCGGCAACGCCGCAACCAGCAGCAGGAACGGACGGAATAGGGACTTCATTGCATGAACCTCCGAAAGCAAGAAAAAGGGCGCTTCAGGGTAAACCCTGTCAAAGCGCCCGCGAGCTTATCGGCTAGTTTTCTAAACCGCCATTCGTTTCAAACTTGTTTTCAAACGAATCGTTAAGACACACAATCTGCGTACATTGAAGTAAATGCCCGCTGAT harbors:
- a CDS encoding monovalent cation:proton antiporter-2 (CPA2) family protein; this translates as MALPMEGNQLVNVVVLLGAAVIAVPIFKRLGLGSVLGYLAAGLAIGPFGLGFFSDPKSILHVAELGVVMFLFIIGLEMQPSRLWKLRGEIFGLGLAQVVVCGGLLTVVGLLAGLSRPAAFMAAMGFVLSSTAIVMQILGERDDSTSAQGQRIVSILLLEDLAIVPLLALVALLAPAGSGAEHGNPWMQSAIAVGCILALLAAGRWLLNPLFRLLAAARAREVMTAAALLVVLGAALLMELGGLSMAMGAFLAGVLLSESTFRHQLEAEVEPFRGILLGLFFLGVGMSLDLSAVIREWPLILAAVVAFMVVKAVGVYVVARLLRASHAEAVTRAALLVQGGEFAFVLYGAAATSGIFDAHTGAVLTAVVIISMALTPLCVLALRWLLPKPEQSMDGVDVAQDLDGCALIVGFGRFGQIVSQAMLARGLTVSILDTDTDAIRAAAKWGVKVYYGDGTRIDMLRTAGAEHACAILICIDNPQAVTHMVKLIKSEFPLVRVVVRAYDRIHSLALAKEGVDYQIRETLESALQFGGAALRAIGVPADEAAEVVEDVRRRDAERFDLEVAGGLFAGRSLMYGNMTGPADGKNDKPDREATPADPTPIV
- a CDS encoding sensor domain-containing diguanylate cyclase, giving the protein MTSRRFVHRALYALAGLVAIGICLAAVALLWIDRQVTWAAAHKSARNITGVLAADIGRTLHVYDLSLQGVVERLREPGIDHVNRPTLHRFLFDRSSSAGYLGSILVLDEAGNIRYDSTAIDPPALNFSDRDFFQVHRDAPDVGLYISRPYVSVLRPGDESIAISRRIFHPDGSFAGVVNGSLRLAYFRDRFAELSIGKHDAITIYRNDGVVLARNPYSVDDFERNAEGSLAFQQFLIRRESSFVGEWAFDGVNRLHTFDSVDKTPLVIDVALDVDDVLAPWVRRAVLVVPVTLALFLSVMAQIVLFRREMRLREAFEQQLEARAQTDGLTGIANRRTFDEALEREWAAAAREATPLSLLFLDADHFKRYNDRYGHQEGDELLQLLAQTLMQKARRPRDLAARYGGEEFVVLLPGTDKQQAAAIAETIRSAIEALRVPHEGNDGGVVTVSIGVSSAVPTADEAPSRLIEAADSAVYRAKKAGRNQVAAA
- a CDS encoding DUF3053 domain-containing protein, with protein sequence MKSLFRPFLLLVAALPLVLAACGDKEPEQRAAFTQYLQTRIVDKPGVRVPKLTDEEEKSFGDYTSHYAVITDFNAGMEASIKPLSSIVQKGSMRSLNDIVTRRDDLKSVQQSLTDMGVALKEQQAKADAAHAQLSQPADLKAVYDKAYEKTVSLPADTFRDVLPQLNATFDSGLKVADYVEAHKAQIEISGAIVKVKDPAVQAELNKLLQELNDQAKNMQQAQTRMQALMLGR